The stretch of DNA ACCCACTTTCTTTTATTGATAACAATATATTCCATATGATCCACCAAACGATTCATCCATTTTTTTTCTAAATGTTTTAGATGACGTGGTTTAGGTTCTGGCATAAATGAAAAACCAATAGGAATAATTAAGATGGATAATACAAAAATTCCAATAATATTAATTGAAGCCACTAATCCAAATTCTTGCAGTGTATCTGAATCAGTAAAAATAAAGGTTAAAAAACCAAAAGCAGTCGTAAAATTGGTCATTAAAGTAGCATTACCTACTTTCATTATCATACGTTGTAATGCTTTTATTTTATTACGGTGCTTTTTAAATTCTTGTTGGTATTTATTAATTAAGAAAATACAATTGGGTATTCCTATTACAATTAACAAAGGAGGAACTAAGGCTGTTAAAGCAGTCAATTCATACCCTAGTAAATTTAAAGATACAAACAACATTAAAACCGCTATTAAAACAACCGTCATAGAAATTAAAGTTGCCCTAAACGATTTAAAGAATAAGAAAAAGATAAAGGAAGTGATAAATAATGATCCTAAAATATAAAGTGCTGCTTCCTTACTTAATTCTTTTGCATTATTTGTACGTATAACGGGTATACCTGATAGATGTAAATTTACTCCTGTTTTAGCTTCATATTGATGTACTTGTTCTTCAATATAATTTACCACTTCAATTCGTAATGGTGTATCAACAATAGCAGGATCTAAATAAATAGCCGTTTGATAAGCTCCATTACTTTTTAAAATCCCTTTATAAAAAGGATATTGATCTACTGCTTTTTGTAATTGTTGAATTTTTTGGTCAGTTGGTTCAAAATCAGGATATAAAGGTTTTAATTCAAATTGTTTTAAAGAGTCATTCTTACTTAAAATTTGAATATCATTGATTGAAATAACCTGCTGAACTCCTTTTTGTTTTGAAATTGAATCTGTTAAGTTTTTCCAATCTAAAAAATGATTTGCTTTAAAAAAGTTATCATCTTTAAAACCAATGACTACCATATTATCTTCTTGCCCAAAAGTATTTCTGAAATTTTGAAAATTAATCCAAACAGAATCATGAGCAGGTAATAATTTAGCTTCAGACTTAGTTAATTCAACCTTAGCATGAAAGGCACCAAAAACAATCATAGCTAAAAGTGCTATTATGATATATGCTTTTTGAGTTATTATAAATCGGGCAATGGCCTTCCACATATTCTTAAAAATTCTTTGCGAAGTTGTAAATATAGTGAATCGTGTTAAAACAGATCGATTTTAGCCGTTAATTTTACTGAAAAGTTTTCTCCCTGATCGTTCAAATGATAAGCACCAAAACGATAATAAGAACCTAAACCAAATATTAAAAACAAATTGTTAACCTCTACACCAGCTTCTTGATAATAATCTTCTAACGTATTAAAATA from Flavobacteriaceae bacterium UJ101 encodes:
- a CDS encoding putative membrane protein (Belongs to the resistance-nodulation-cell division (RND) (TC 2.A.6) family. MmpL subfamily.); protein product: MWKAIARFIITQKAYIIIALLAMIVFGAFHAKVELTKSEAKLLPAHDSVWINFQNFRNTFGQEDNMVVIGFKDDNFFKANHFLDWKNLTDSISKQKGVQQVISINDIQILSKNDSLKQFELKPLYPDFEPTDQKIQQLQKAVDQYPFYKGILKSNGAYQTAIYLDPAIVDTPLRIEVVNYIEEQVHQYEAKTGVNLHLSGIPVIRTNNAKELSKEAALYILGSLFITSFIFFLFFKSFRATLISMTVVLIAVLMLFVSLNLLGYELTALTALVPPLLIVIGIPNCIFLINKYQQEFKKHRNKIKALQRMIMKVGNATLMTNFTTAFGFLTFIFTDSDTLQEFGLVASINIIGIFVLSILIIPIGFSFMPEPKPRHLKHLEKKWMNRLVDHMEYIVINKRKWVYIVTFLVVGLSFLGISMIRTSGNMLDDLAKGKEYYTDISFFDEDFGGILPLEIMIDGKKPKSIMKLSTLKRIDQLNQFIDSLNYSSSPIAVDRLVKFGKQAYYNGNKDYYSLPDNKEKNFILNYAKNTVSDANVLGNYVDSIGQKTRITTFIRNVETEDLEHIFEQITKKKDELFPKSQYNTYLTGASFVFLNGTYYLSKNLLMSIVLAIGLIAIFMAVMFASPKMVFVSLVPNLLPIITTAGIMGYLGIPLKPSTILVFSIAFGIAVDDTIHFLAKYRQELKVSKGDIYHSVLNALRETGVSMFYTSVVLFCGFGVFMFSSFGGTVALGGLVSLTLLVAIMSDLILLPAMLLSFNKLTNKRFIEPDLDIFETKEDETVIVEEDELIG